The proteins below are encoded in one region of Thermoplasmata archaeon:
- a CDS encoding GTPase, with amino-acid sequence MHSTAAGGAGHAVILSTEEDTAEILELARSAGYEVLRTFVQKRESPDAELYIGKGKVREVADFLRQLEDSGERWGGRGGRECVAIFNGSLKPGQVFHLEKELGTRVLDRVGLILEIFSRRAGSREARLQVELARLRYEVPLVREYIHRTRTGEHPGLFFSGGEYQVDDYYRMIRARMAAIRKELETIGKERAQRRKTRRRGGRALVALAGYTNAGKSALFRALTSEDSPVGPELFTTLSTTTRRLAEAEGGGGHTGRGDGTPLARAGGTAAALTGGSWGVQGSRILLTDTVGFIRDLPPWLIEAFRSTLEEVFLSDVVVVVVDVSDPLEEIQVKTATTLGVLRKGGATVPVVAAFNKMDLVGREEGMRRASAIALRHGLQKYCLTSALDGTGLPELTRLVIESLDDFFYGTIKGPADEVGRLAREEGLRVSAVAGGMAEVKGALLRNWRVRSLLTRYPRVSFERGAAPRERP; translated from the coding sequence GTGCACTCGACAGCGGCTGGGGGAGCTGGCCACGCCGTTATCCTCTCCACGGAGGAGGACACCGCCGAGATTCTGGAGCTAGCGAGGTCCGCTGGGTATGAGGTCCTCCGAACTTTCGTACAGAAGAGAGAGAGCCCGGACGCTGAGCTATACATCGGGAAGGGAAAGGTCCGCGAGGTGGCGGATTTCCTGAGGCAGCTGGAGGACTCCGGGGAGCGGTGGGGTGGCCGGGGAGGGAGGGAGTGTGTGGCGATATTCAACGGCTCCCTCAAGCCGGGGCAGGTGTTCCACCTCGAAAAAGAGCTCGGGACCCGCGTGCTGGACAGGGTGGGCCTGATTCTGGAGATATTCAGCAGACGCGCCGGGAGCAGGGAGGCAAGGCTGCAGGTCGAGTTGGCGAGGCTCCGCTACGAGGTTCCTCTGGTGCGCGAGTACATTCACAGGACGAGAACGGGGGAGCACCCTGGCCTATTCTTCTCGGGAGGGGAGTACCAAGTCGACGACTACTACAGAATGATTCGGGCCAGGATGGCCGCTATAAGAAAGGAGCTCGAGACCATCGGAAAGGAGAGGGCCCAGAGGCGCAAGACGAGGAGGAGGGGGGGAAGGGCGCTTGTCGCCCTCGCGGGCTACACCAACGCGGGTAAGAGCGCCCTATTTCGCGCCCTGACTTCAGAGGACAGCCCCGTCGGCCCAGAGCTGTTCACCACCCTCTCGACAACCACGAGGCGGCTGGCGGAGGCTGAGGGCGGGGGAGGCCACACGGGGAGAGGAGACGGCACGCCCCTTGCGAGGGCGGGGGGTACCGCCGCGGCGCTAACGGGGGGCAGCTGGGGGGTGCAGGGCTCCCGAATTCTGCTGACCGACACCGTCGGCTTCATCCGCGACCTACCCCCCTGGCTCATCGAAGCGTTCAGGTCAACGCTCGAGGAGGTATTCCTCTCCGACGTCGTTGTTGTGGTCGTGGACGTATCGGACCCCCTAGAAGAGATTCAAGTCAAGACCGCGACGACGCTCGGAGTGCTCAGAAAGGGCGGCGCAACTGTGCCAGTTGTCGCGGCATTCAACAAAATGGATCTAGTGGGCAGAGAGGAAGGCATGCGCAGGGCTTCTGCAATCGCGCTCCGGCACGGGCTTCAAAAGTACTGTCTTACCTCTGCCCTCGACGGCACGGGCCTCCCCGAGCTCACCCGGCTGGTCATCGAATCTCTCGATGACTTCTTCTACGGCACAATAAAGGGACCAGCGGATGAGGTCGGGAGACTGGCGAGGGAGGAGGGGCTGAGGGTCTCGGCCGTCGCCGGCGGAATGGCCGAGGTGAAGGGGGCTCTGCTGCGCAACTGGAGGGTGCGGAGTCTCTTGACCCGGTACCCCCGGGTCTCGTTCGAGAGGGGGGCGGCACCGCGAGAGAGACCGTAG
- a CDS encoding right-handed parallel beta-helix repeat-containing protein: protein MKNNGKAGLVLTALALSLLMPSVPASNDPPPSGGTVTGNWTVTDARTYTGVSILLDHGNLTVASGGSLTLDHVSLRLRLDTSGQFGIEVQSGGKLVVRNGSTISSTNASNRYLFRIRPGASVTLSGSTLSDVGYTYTNSPSENNGVYVASENVTIDSCTFINSTHGVYLDGVSPSVTSCGFFDIASAGIMAYGASPVVNGCEFTRCYYGVYSYFSSPTVSSSSFTDCRYGVYMYGHSRPKVHNCTFQGSGYFGIYCAYYTSPDIEDCTFVRNGLLSSSYGGAAYYGQMTSGGFRRNKVTTPDLGYGIQLTDGCRPVVDQCEISTKSRPAISVTSYGAVEIVESAISTGDSYAIYAEHYSYVALSNCEVTARSYGIYLYTAQCSLNRTNLTSTAGSGAILYYTSFISADNCTIYGDQLGMYVLYYGSEAVLNRTTLGGRSSIGLYLSGSLATLHNSSVYSIRSNAIYTAGDSRLTAVNSTITSSAPGVACIYVGGPRNELDLTNTFFDQSKVTFTEPTSVLHLSWFLTAAVQWQNAAPAPGARVRVTDSSARLVFETETGERGECPTVPVRQYSRSQLTWQNFTPHEISALAGGVRRSERKSLTTNTVIRLTLADPDPPLLCITHPRDGLRSTTGHIRAEGTAEDYASGLNRVEYAVDDGNWSRADGLDRWSFDLDLLDGRHLLKVRAFDRAGMSSVAAASILVDTELQLRVETPEEGALVNKSPVRVSGVAEPMCCVTVNGLPAELDPEGNFEALVELGEGPQTLTVVAVDEAGNTAVETRNVTVDTVEPALMILSPAQGHVTASRVVTINGQTEQGAFVTAGGLPAIVGPDGVFSAQVPLREGNNAIQVTAADAAGNLNSTTLLVVLDTVPPSLVILHPSDGSLTNRPLLTVSGESDGVEVTAGATRTSPVEGRFSLQLQLEEGPNHITLRALDAAGNANQTHITVTLDTIPPFVQLVHPRPGFVTNNAALTVSIVTEPGAEVTVNGLPATNTGGSLSVPIRLSPGLNTLTVRAVDGATNAAFVNTTVELDQVPPPLVISSPQSGFRTSQDTVMVRGYTDPGSSVTVNGILAQIDSSGRFACEISLQEGENSLVLTAVDRAGNPTTKVLRITRTGPLSLSKEETPLLFVGLGTGLVAGAVAGYLAAMRRRRREEAVAPLEPSIGRYNVEAVGEEVLEQEVPAPAQPTTPPFPPHSETLESEEWIPSVPAAESAPHMEPVPPMPRMEKPEELSWEEEAPHSREGGRGDPGVKRVEELLRRLG from the coding sequence ATGAAGAATAATGGAAAGGCGGGGCTGGTGCTCACCGCTCTTGCCCTCTCCCTTCTCATGCCTTCTGTTCCCGCCTCCAACGACCCCCCGCCCTCGGGCGGCACGGTCACGGGAAACTGGACCGTTACGGACGCCCGGACATACACGGGCGTGAGCATTCTTCTTGACCACGGCAACCTGACCGTGGCGTCCGGTGGCAGCCTCACACTAGACCACGTCTCGCTCCGCCTCAGACTGGACACCAGCGGCCAGTTCGGCATCGAGGTCCAGTCCGGGGGAAAGCTGGTCGTCAGGAACGGCTCGACCATATCCTCCACAAATGCCTCGAACAGGTACCTGTTCAGAATTCGGCCGGGTGCGTCGGTGACGCTCTCGGGCAGCACCTTGAGCGACGTGGGCTACACCTACACGAACAGCCCCTCGGAGAACAACGGCGTTTACGTAGCTTCTGAAAATGTGACCATCGACTCCTGCACCTTCATCAACTCGACCCACGGAGTCTATCTCGACGGTGTCTCGCCCTCCGTGACTTCCTGCGGATTCTTCGACATCGCCTCCGCCGGCATCATGGCTTACGGGGCCAGCCCGGTGGTCAACGGCTGCGAGTTCACCAGATGCTACTACGGCGTCTACAGCTACTTTTCGTCGCCAACCGTCTCAAGCTCGAGCTTCACGGATTGCCGATACGGCGTCTACATGTACGGCCACTCGAGGCCCAAGGTCCACAACTGCACTTTCCAGGGGTCGGGATACTTCGGAATCTACTGCGCCTACTACACCTCGCCAGACATCGAGGACTGCACATTCGTCCGCAACGGACTCCTAAGTTCCTCCTACGGTGGTGCCGCATACTACGGCCAGATGACGAGTGGGGGGTTCCGCAGAAACAAGGTCACGACCCCAGACCTGGGCTACGGAATTCAGCTGACCGACGGTTGCCGCCCGGTTGTCGACCAGTGCGAAATATCGACCAAGTCCCGACCCGCAATCTCGGTGACATCCTACGGTGCCGTGGAGATTGTAGAGAGCGCTATTAGCACAGGAGACAGCTACGCCATTTATGCAGAGCACTACTCCTATGTGGCCCTGAGCAACTGCGAGGTTACCGCGCGCTCCTACGGCATCTACCTCTACACGGCTCAGTGCAGCCTCAACAGAACGAACCTGACATCAACCGCGGGCTCGGGAGCGATTCTATACTACACCTCCTTCATTTCCGCCGATAACTGCACGATATACGGGGACCAGCTCGGAATGTATGTGCTCTACTACGGCTCGGAGGCCGTGCTCAACAGGACCACGCTCGGTGGCCGCAGCAGCATCGGCCTCTACCTCAGCGGGTCCCTGGCCACTCTCCATAACTCCTCGGTCTATTCGATTCGAAGCAACGCCATCTACACAGCGGGTGACAGTCGCCTGACAGCTGTGAACTCCACAATAACCTCGAGCGCCCCCGGCGTCGCCTGCATCTACGTCGGCGGGCCACGCAACGAGCTCGACCTCACCAACACATTTTTCGACCAGTCGAAGGTCACATTCACGGAGCCGACGAGCGTCCTTCACCTCTCCTGGTTCCTGACCGCAGCCGTCCAGTGGCAGAACGCCGCTCCAGCGCCCGGTGCTAGAGTCAGGGTCACTGATTCGAGCGCGCGCCTCGTCTTTGAGACCGAGACAGGGGAAAGAGGTGAGTGCCCCACTGTTCCGGTGAGACAGTACTCGAGAAGCCAACTCACCTGGCAGAACTTTACCCCGCACGAGATATCCGCCCTGGCCGGCGGGGTCAGGAGGTCCGAGAGGAAATCTCTGACGACAAATACGGTGATTCGCCTGACACTCGCGGACCCCGACCCCCCCCTCCTGTGCATAACTCATCCGAGGGATGGGCTTCGCTCGACCACTGGTCATATCCGAGCCGAGGGAACAGCCGAGGACTACGCCTCCGGTCTTAACAGAGTCGAGTACGCGGTAGACGATGGCAACTGGAGCCGCGCGGATGGTCTCGACAGATGGAGCTTCGACTTGGACCTCCTCGATGGCCGCCACTTGCTCAAGGTCCGCGCGTTCGACCGCGCCGGAATGTCGAGCGTGGCCGCCGCCTCCATACTCGTCGATACCGAGCTCCAGCTACGGGTGGAAACGCCTGAGGAGGGTGCGCTCGTGAACAAGAGCCCCGTCAGGGTCTCAGGGGTGGCGGAGCCCATGTGCTGCGTCACCGTCAACGGCCTTCCGGCGGAGCTCGACCCCGAGGGCAATTTCGAGGCCCTCGTGGAGCTAGGGGAGGGCCCCCAGACCCTGACAGTCGTTGCAGTGGACGAGGCCGGGAATACGGCGGTAGAGACGAGGAACGTCACTGTGGACACGGTCGAGCCCGCGCTGATGATTCTCTCGCCCGCCCAAGGCCACGTGACCGCGTCTAGGGTAGTGACCATTAATGGCCAGACCGAGCAAGGCGCCTTTGTTACGGCGGGTGGATTACCCGCAATTGTGGGGCCTGATGGAGTGTTCTCCGCGCAGGTGCCTCTGCGCGAGGGCAACAACGCAATTCAGGTAACGGCGGCGGACGCTGCCGGAAACCTCAACTCCACAACCCTGCTTGTGGTTCTGGATACCGTTCCCCCCTCCCTCGTCATCCTCCACCCGTCCGACGGGAGTCTGACCAACCGTCCCCTCCTGACAGTGTCGGGAGAGAGCGATGGCGTTGAGGTCACCGCCGGCGCGACGAGGACATCGCCCGTGGAGGGCCGCTTCTCTCTCCAGCTCCAGCTCGAGGAGGGACCGAACCATATCACGCTGAGAGCTCTCGACGCCGCGGGCAACGCCAACCAGACCCATATCACAGTGACACTGGACACCATCCCCCCCTTCGTCCAGCTCGTCCACCCAAGGCCGGGCTTCGTGACCAACAACGCGGCCCTGACGGTCAGCATCGTCACCGAGCCGGGGGCCGAGGTCACTGTCAACGGCCTTCCCGCGACAAACACGGGTGGGAGCCTCAGCGTCCCCATCAGGCTCTCGCCGGGCCTGAATACGCTCACCGTGAGAGCAGTCGACGGGGCCACCAACGCCGCTTTCGTCAACACCACCGTTGAGCTCGACCAGGTGCCCCCGCCTCTGGTCATCTCGAGCCCGCAGAGCGGTTTCCGAACCTCACAGGACACGGTAATGGTCCGGGGCTACACGGACCCCGGGAGCTCGGTCACTGTCAACGGCATCCTAGCACAGATTGACTCTTCGGGAAGGTTCGCCTGCGAGATATCGCTTCAGGAGGGCGAGAACTCGCTCGTACTCACTGCCGTGGATAGAGCGGGCAACCCAACGACCAAGGTCCTGAGAATCACCCGAACGGGCCCCCTTTCCCTTTCAAAAGAGGAGACGCCACTCCTCTTCGTCGGTCTCGGGACGGGTCTCGTCGCCGGGGCCGTGGCCGGCTATTTAGCCGCCATGCGGCGAAGGAGGAGGGAGGAGGCTGTGGCACCTCTTGAGCCATCGATAGGGAGGTACAACGTCGAGGCAGTAGGGGAGGAGGTTCTGGAGCAGGAGGTTCCCGCGCCCGCGCAGCCCACCACACCACCCTTCCCGCCTCATTCCGAAACGCTGGAATCCGAAGAGTGGATTCCGTCGGTTCCAGCAGCGGAGAGTGCTCCCCATATGGAGCCTGTGCCGCCGATGCCGAGGATGGAGAAGCCCGAGGAGCTGAGCTGGGAGGAGGAGGCGCCGCATAGCCGAGAGGGCGGGCGCGGAGATCCCGGGGTGAAAAGGGTGGAGGAGCTGCTGAGGCGCCTGGGATGA